DNA sequence from the Parachlamydia acanthamoebae genome:
TTTTAAAAACTTTAGGAGCCCCCTCAACATTTTTGAGGGTGCACGAATTGCTCTACAATCTACCCCTTAATTTAAGCTATCAAATGGATCTTTGGGGTAGGTTGACAGATCAATATTATGCAGCAAAATATACGTGGGAAGCCCAGATTGAAGACTATCGTCTTGTGCTCCTTAATTTAACCACCGATCTTGCCACAGCTTATTACCAATTGAGAGCGGCCGATTCTCAAATTGATTTATTAATCGCCACGTTAAAAACACGCAATAAAGCCTTTGATATTAATAAATCACGCTACGAAGCTAAAATTGTCAATTATTCCGATGTCTCGCGTGCAGGTCTAGAGGTTCAAAATGCCCTGACACAATATGAAGAAATGGTCCGACAGCGCAATGTGCTTGAAAATCGAATAGCGGTCTTGCTTGGAGTTCAGCCTTCTGAATTTTTTTTAGAACACATGCCCCTAACAACGCTTCCACCACGTATTCCAGCAGGGATTCCTTCGGAAGTTCTTTTACAACGCCCCGACATTGCAGAAATCGAAAGAAATATGGCATCTGCCCATGCTCTGGTAAAAGCGGCTTATGCCTCCTTTTTCCCCTCATTAGAACTGACAGGATTAGTCGGGTATAGCAGCCCTGCATTGAAATACTTCCTCAAACACAAAAGCTTTTGGTGGATGTATGGAGCGAGCATGGATCAAACGGTATTTGATGGCTTTCGCAAAACCGATAATCTGTGTCTCCAGTGGTCCACTTTTAAAGAAATAGGATATCAATACCAACAACAAGTCTTTGTCGCATTTCAAGAAGTTGAAAATGCCTTATCCGACATTCAACAATATGCGGAAGAATATGAGAGTTCCAAGAAAGCTGTAGAATGGGCCAAAACAACCACCAAAATTGCTCGAGATCGTTATTTTCAAGGGGTCACTTTTTATTTGGATGTAATGGATAGTGAGCGAGATGAGCTAAGCGCAGAAATCATTCAGAATAATTTGCAGGGCTTACGTTTTGTATCCACCATTCAGTTGATTAATGCACTTGGAGGAAGTTGGAATTGCGACTAACTCTCTAAGAGGTTCTTTTCACAGCAAAAAATAAAGGGAGCGCAGCAAATTGTGCAATAAGCGAAAAAGCAACTAGCAAAATCAGGGATCGATCATAAAGAAGCCCCATTAACGCACTCCCTAAGAACCAAGCTATTCCAAAATAGATGTTCATGAGACCATAAGCCGTTGCCCTTTTGTTCATACGTACCATATTGGCAATAACAGCTCTCACGATGGATTCTTGGGCGCCAAGACCGATTCCCCAAAGAA
Encoded proteins:
- a CDS encoding efflux transporter outer membrane subunit, translating into MKFSIHFLLFALFLTSGCMVGPDYRPPCIDAPAAWKGPNEGPDFCEEVENWWEIFDDQRLNNLEALAVSNNRNLFAAFERVQEARYRAGVVAADLYPQFTLDPLYSNQEVLLKTLGAPSTFLRVHELLYNLPLNLSYQMDLWGRLTDQYYAAKYTWEAQIEDYRLVLLNLTTDLATAYYQLRAADSQIDLLIATLKTRNKAFDINKSRYEAKIVNYSDVSRAGLEVQNALTQYEEMVRQRNVLENRIAVLLGVQPSEFFLEHMPLTTLPPRIPAGIPSEVLLQRPDIAEIERNMASAHALVKAAYASFFPSLELTGLVGYSSPALKYFLKHKSFWWMYGASMDQTVFDGFRKTDNLCLQWSTFKEIGYQYQQQVFVAFQEVENALSDIQQYAEEYESSKKAVEWAKTTTKIARDRYFQGVTFYLDVMDSERDELSAEIIQNNLQGLRFVSTIQLINALGGSWNCD